In a single window of the Solanum stenotomum isolate F172 unplaced genomic scaffold, ASM1918654v1 scaffold16320, whole genome shotgun sequence genome:
- the LOC125850343 gene encoding ABC transporter I family member 1 yields MSLRRPPLPRLLLNNVSCMRNAQQILRHVNVSLHDGGALVLTGTNGSGKSTFLRMLAGFSKPSAGEILWNGHDITDSGVFQQYKLQLNWLSLKDAIKEKFTVLDNVQWFEVLEGKQGKSLPALELMGLGRLVNDKARMLSMGQRKRVQLARLLAIDRPIWLLDEPSVALDDDGVKLLEYIIAEHRKKGGIVIVATHLPIQIEDAMFLRLPPRFPRRMTLVDMLDRGGLD; encoded by the coding sequence ATGTCTTTGCGTAGACCTCCACTTCCTCGACTTCTGCTGAACAATGTCTCGTGTATGAGAAATGCTCAACAAATTTTGCGCCACGTAAATGTTTCCCTCCATGATGGTGGTGCACTTGTACTAACAGGCACCAATGGCTCTGGTAAATCCACATTCTTGCGCATGTTGGCTGGTTTCTCAAAACCATCAGCTGGTGAGATACTCTGGAATGGCCATGACATTACTGATTCAGGTGTTTTTCAACAGTACAAACTTCAACTCAATTGGCTGTCTCTTAAGGACGCCATCAAAGAGAAGTTCACGGTCCTTGACAATGTTCAATGGTTTGAAGTTCTTGAAGGCAAGCAAGGAAAGTCTCTGCCAGCTTTGGAGCTTATGGGGCTTGGAAGATTAGTAAACGATAAAGCACGGATGCTTTCTATGGGTCAAAGGAAAAGGGTACAGCTCGCCAGATTGTTAGCAATTGATCGACCTATTTGGTTGCTCGATGAACCTTCAGTAGCATTGGATGACGATGGTGTGAAATTGCTCGAGTATATCATTGCAGAGCACAGGAAGAAAGGTGGCATCGTCATTGTCGCCACCCATCTGCCTATTCAGATTGAGGATGCAATGTTTTTAAGGTTGCCACCAAGGTTCCCAAGAAGGATGACTTTAGTGGACATGCTCGACAGAGGCGGCCTCGACTGA
- the LOC125850353 gene encoding LOW QUALITY PROTEIN: uncharacterized protein LOC125850353 (The sequence of the model RefSeq protein was modified relative to this genomic sequence to represent the inferred CDS: substituted 1 base at 1 genomic stop codon) yields MMKKSWVCTFITQFCLCFSPFLVLNLCQNQKPMIRSGNVNNLPMDIYFISVTGGIRTIEEHTLLLKQVSFSTNLEKKNXIRFVINISELGEDDPLMQNATWHFPSMKIPWYSARALKGQGVNHYLKQFKFAHGSLDIIVVDTGLYEVASNGAGDRQSQWLIDTLENSESKWCIAVGFHPLVACEEDTPQTKLKHEFQSLHGVFLKYGVDAYISAPGCADNVEEVHIVKSKTSIARYKGPLLTKVNQNLPYSMEKVNGFLLHKVSALEIVSYLVTLEGDVVQKFFLHQRGKDVM; encoded by the exons atgatgaagaaatcatggGTTTGTACTTTTATTACtcaattttgtttatgtttttctccttttcttgttCTCAACTTGTGTCAAAATCAGAAGCCAATGATAAGGAGTGGAAATGTGAATAATCTTCCTAtggatatatattttataagtgTTACAGGGGGTATTAGGACTATTGAAGAACACACCCTTCTTCTCAAACAGGTCAGTTTTTCAAccaatcttgaaaaaaaaa ATTGAATAAGATTCGTTATCAACATAAGcgaacttggggaagatgatcCTCTTATGCAAAAT GCTACTTGGCATTTTCCTTCCATGAAGATCCCATG GTACTCTGCTCGAGCTCTCAAAGGACAAGGGGTGAATCACTACCTTAAACAATTCAAATTTGCCCATGGAAGCTTAGATATTATAGTTGTGGATACAGGATTATATGAG GTTGCTTCAAATGGTGCTGGAGATAGGCAGTCACAATGGCTGATAGACACACTTGAAAATAGTGAAAGCAAATG GTGCATTGCTGTCGGATTTCATCCATTGGTAGCTTGCGAAGAAGATACTCCTCAAACGAAACTAAAACACGAATTCCAGTCTTTACATGGCGTATTTCTGAAGTACGGGGTG GATGCATATATAAGTGCCCCTGGTTGTGCTGACAATGTTGAGGAAGTACATATTGTAAAATCCAAAACTAGTATTGCCAGATATAAAGGACCTTTGCTGACTAAAGTGAATCAGAACTTGCCTTACTCTAT gGAAAAAGTAAATGGATTCCTACTTCACAAAGTCAGTGCTCTAGAGatt GTTTCCTATTTAGTCACCTTGGAAGGTGATGTTGTGCAGAAATTTTTTCTCCATCAAAGAGGCAAAGATGTTATGTAG